In the bacterium genome, AGTCAAAATTTCTATCTTGAATTGATCGATTTGAACTTCTTGCGAAACCGCTCGCCGAACTTCTTCCGCTCAAGTTTCTGGTTGCTCAACAGCTCGTTGCGTTGCTTCATCAACTTAGACATTTTAATTTTTCGGTTTGGTGGATTAGCTATCAAATGATCGAGACTATACAAAGTTTGAAGTTGATTCTTCATCATTGTGACAAATTTAGTCCTTGATCTATCCAAAGCTGTAGTGTCGCACTTACTATCGAGATAATACACGTAGTCGTTTTGAAATGTCACAGCAAGCGAATCGAAAGTCGGCATGACCGGAAAACATTTGTTGAGGGGTCGATCGGTCTGTTCGGGAAATGGTACCCACCGCAGTCGGAAGGCTATTTCATCCAGAAAGTAGTTCTCGACAAAGGGTAAGAGGTTCCGAGCATGACGAACCGCCCAAAATGCGGAATCCAGATTGACACGACGATTTGGGTAGCACTTCGAGTAATTCGTAGAATCCTCAATCATTCGTTTTTGCGAACAAAGTGGGAAACCGACTAATACAGTATCTTCGGCCAAGTAATAATCAACAATCATTGATGCTCTAACACCTTCACTCTCAAGTAATATATAAACTGCAGGATTTGTGATGTAAGAGATCATAGTTGCAATTGGATCGGGACCTTTATCGAAAACACTATATGTATGTTCTGTGGACACATGAGTTAAACATACTTCAAAATCAGTATTCCAATTCGTATTTTCACCATCAAACACACCACTTACTTGGCTGATTCCACTTGGAGGGTATATTTTTGCTGCTTCAACCGATAGACTCATGACACCAGAATGATTCCCTTTTCTCATACCGCGGGCATGTCCCTTGGCTGTCCCATTTATCACATAAGGTGTATCGCAGACGATTTCTAAAAAAAGCCCCTTCTGAGAAAAATTGGCTGTGTATGGGAATTGTTGCGCGCTTGCGTTGTGGGCAACCAAAAAGCAAACAGCAAGAAGAATTGAAGTGCTAAGTGTGATAAGAAGTTTGCGATGTTTCATCAATTACTCCGCAACAAAACAACTATCTCACAATTGGTAGCCGCGGGCTTTAGCCCGCGTTCCTTCAATTTGTGTTACCTGTGCGCGGGCTAAAGCCCGCGGCTACCGACTTAAAGGACAAATAGTGCGCGGGCTAAAGCCCACGGCTACCGACCTAAAGGACAAATAGTTGTGAGAAAGATTTAGAATCCATTCGCGATTAACGAAGTGTATGTTGGTATCCCAGTCACTATCAACGGCAAGTCGGGATGCGCTTCGTTCCAGGCGATGGTGTAAGCGGCGATACAGGAAAGCTGTCGCCCGCACCGCACTTCTAATGGAATGCCGCTATCGGGATACTCCACTTTCAATAGACCGCTTGCCACCGCCCGCAAATACGCCGCATCATATCCTTTCACAATCATATCGACGGTGGTTTTTCCCCGCAAACGCCCTTGTGCAACATTCGCGGTTTCGACGAGAATCGGTAACGTTTTCGTGTGGTCACCCAATTCGCGGTGGGTTAGTCCCCGCAGTTTTTGTGGCGACATTTCAAACGTGTACTGGAGGTTTTCCATCTCCAATTCAAGCAGGGCGCCGGACGCCAATTCCTGCGAATTCTCGTGGGCGATCAGCGCATTAATCACTGGATACTCGAGGGACGCTTCGTGGAGGTCGACGGTTAGATTTATATTCTCTTTGGTAATCAGTTCGGTGATGCCGGCGGCGATTTGTTCGGTGAATAAGCCATCGCGTTTGCCGGGGAAACAGCGGTTCAAGTTGCGGAGGTCTTTACTGGAGAGCAATTGTCCACTGGGGTAATGCGGTTTCACGTCGGGCGACGGCCATTGATCGAGCGGATTGGTGAGTCGCGCTCCGAATGGCATCCGAATCGTGCCGCCATCTTTGATTTGTAATGGGTACGATGCAGGATGTCCTTCACCCGGTTCCGTTTGCGAGAATGCCGACGCATTTGCCCGCGGGATTACAAAGACTCTGCCGGAGCTGACCTGAGCATTTTGCAACAACAATAATGTTGAAAGAAAACCTGCCGGTTCGTCGGGGTGCGTGCCACCCAATACAAGTAGCGAGCCGCTGTTTTCGGCGGTGCTATTTTCACCGGATAGGAGATAGACTTCGGTATCGCCGCGGGTGTCTTTTAGCCACGGCGCCCATTCCGATAACCAATGCTTTTGTGCATTGGCAAATACGATAGGCAACGGTTGGACTTTCCGTTGTTGATACAAAGGATAACCACCGAGTCCGGCAACAATGAGTCCAATCAATAGCCAAGCAACGCCATACCAACGGGATTGGAAAAACGTGGGGTGGCTCATTTTACCCCCAACAATCGAAGCAGCACGGGAACCAACACAATGGCTGCCATCATTGCTTCGTGGGGTATTCGTTTACGGATCGGATTCGTCTCATCGGGTTTCCGTAACAACGACCACAAGAGCGCCGCTAAGAAGAGCGCGGTGAAGGCAAAATAAATCCAATACAAAACGTGGTACATTTTTAACTCAACTATTCAATACTCGTGGTTTGCACCAAGATTGCCGCGTCACTTTGGTCACACAAGGTTGTGACCTTCGTTCCTCGCAAAGACATACCGATTATTGCACTTTGAACGGGAAGCGCTTTTGGAACGATGATTTGCCATCAGTGAGCCGCACCATCGCTTCCCAGCGCTTTTGGGTCAAGGGTGTAGCAATCGGTAAAAGGTAGCGTCCGGAATCGCCGCTCACCAATTGTTGACGGGGGATATCGTAACGGCTGCCCGACAAGCAATAGAGCGCGACGTCGCCCAGCAATCCTACGACCGGTGTGTGTAACGAATCGACGACAAACACTTCCAGCCATTGCCGATTCGCTGATTGTTGCAACCGAGCGTCGACGAGCCAACCACTCAACCGATTCAAGTTGGAATAATGACCCACCGAATCAATCGAACCGCGAGTATAGGGATCACGCTCAACCATTTCGGGACGATTCACTTCCGCGACAACCACCAACACTACCATCGCAAGTAGAAAGAGCGCAAAACTCCCCAATAGTATCGTTGGCCAAAGCCGCGATTTCGTTAGCGATGGCATCTTGCTGCTCAATTCGCTCGATTCGATGTGAAGAGCAGTTTTGCCACTAAACTAATGATGTTTTTCCTCGTCTTTCTCGTTATCGTCTTCATCCACTTCCGGGGAAAGGAATCTTGCTTCACGTTCGGCAAGCAATTCGCCCTCTTGTGTGATACGGAAAGTTACTGTGGTTTCTTCCGATTTGATGGCGGAACGCGGTACAATGCCATACACATTCACCCGCAACTCTTGACCGGCAGCTAAAGCGAACGGTGCGCCGTTGATAATCCATTCTGCGCCGGGTAATCCCTCGGCAGTAATGTTGATGGTGCGCGGCGTACCGCCCCGATTTTCCAACTTCACGATAAAACCATTTCGCACTTTTCCATCGGGCTGCAACACATACGGCATTCCGGCAGCACGCAAGACCACGGCGTGAATCAACTGGCGATTACTGAGTTGCAGCGTTGCGAGTACCACAACACCAAGGAGAATCAATGTGTAAAGTATCGTTCGCGGCCGCAAGAGTTTCTTTGTCGGCTCGCCTTCCAATGCGGCAGTACTACCGTAGCGGATGAGTCCTTTCGGCTTTCCGGTTTTCAACATGACTTCATCACATGCGTCAAGGCAGGCGGTACAATTCACACACTCGAGTTGTAGACCATTGCGGATATCGATCCCGGTCGGACAGACCTGAACACAACGGAAACAATCGACGCAATCACCGGTAAGCGACTCGGAGCCGCGTTTCCGTTTACCGCGCGGTTCCCCGCGTACTTTATCGTAACCGATGACGATACTGTGACGGTCGAGTAGCACCGATTGAAAACGGGCGTAGGGGCAAATAAACGTACAGGCGAGTTCCCGGAAGATTGCACCAACAAAATACATGAATCCAGATAATGCGAAAAGAGCAAAGGTGGCGAAGGGGTGGTCGCCCGCCGTACCGGAAAGTAAGCCAAATGCGGTATCACGCCCGACAAAGTAGGCAAGGAAGAACATTCCGAAGAGGAAGGAAATCACCAAATAGATTGCATGTTTCAATCCTTTGACCATATAGTAATCAGTGGGTGTTTGTCCCTTCTGTTTTGCTTCGTCGCGGGCTTTCCGTTTCCGAAAACTGCCCTCAATCATACGCTCGATTTGACGGTAGACCCCTTCCATGAATACGGTTTGGGGACATGCCCAACCGCACCAAATCCGTCCAAACAATGCGCTAAAAAGAAAGAGTGCCAGCGTAGCCAACAGCATCAATAGTGCGAACAGAAAAAAATCGCCGGGAACGAAGGTAGCACCAAAGATGAAAAATTTCCGTTCGGGAATGTTGAGCAACAACGCCGGATTGCCATTGATTGTTAGCCATGGGAGCAAGAGAAACAACCCGAGCAAAGCGTATCCGACTCCTTCGCGAGCGATTGTCCAGCGACCGGGAACGCGATCGGGATATTGCCATTGACGATGTCCACTGCTTTGCATGGAACCGTTGCTGCCGGTGTTGGCGGGATTGGGAGAGGACTTCTCTTGTATAGGATCGGGAGTTGGTATGTGAGTAGACACGGGTGTATCCTGCGTGAGATCAAATTCGTTGAATTAGCTGTTGTTAAGAGTCGGCACAGGCGGGGTTACCTGTGCCAAAGTAAGGTAGATTTTGTTCTGATTTATTGTTTGTGACGATAAATCGTGTTGTAACCGGCTTTACTGCGAACGCTTCTCGGGAATTGCTTGCTTGGCTTTTTTTGTTTTCGCTTTTTTGACTGGCGCAGGAGCAGCATCCTTCTTCGCCGGCTTCGTTTTAGTAACCGCAGTTGCTTCGGTCTTCGTTTTTTCGTCGGCAGCCGCCACCACCGGAGTTGCTGGAACGCCAGAGAGCATTGCCGTTAGCTCTTCTCTACCGTACTCTTTCCCTTCAGATGCTTTGCCGGGTATCGTCAGCGGAACGTCGTGCAATGTTGACACATAGGCAACCAACGCTTTTACCTTTCGATCACCCAACATCGAACCCCATGCCGGCATTCCCTTCGCCGCGACGCCATTTGCCACTACGCTCGTCAGCACTGCCGGGGTTGGTTCATGGATAAAGAAATTGTCGTGGAAGTTTGGACCGATACCGCCTTCCCCTTCGTTACCGTGACACGAAGCACAGAAGGTCTTGAAATACTTTTTGCCAATTTCGGCGGGCGACATCGTTGCTTCCATCTTTGCCGCCATCTCGCGGTCGCGGATTTCCTGTTCGACTTTCGCTTTTTGCACATCGACAACCAACTCACCAGCGAGTGATGGGCTTACGCCAAGCATGTGGAACCATGCGAAGTACCCGAAAGCAAATCCGATGGTTATCGCCCACAATGTCCACCACCATTGGGGAATTGGGTTATCCTTCTCGTGTAGATCGTCATCGAAGACCGGTAAATCGATCTCTTCGTGCTCGTCTTGTTGTTGCTCGTGATTACTCATCGTTCATCCAGTTATCGGTTAACTTTACTTATGGTCGTGCAATGTTTCAACGTCTGATTCGTCGTCCAGCGCGATTTGTGCGCGTTTGTCCCATTCGCTCTTCTTGACGACGAAGAGCTGTACAATCACCAACACAAATGCCAACACCATCAAAATGAGGGCGATTTGTCCGTAGATCGGATCGATTTTCGATGCCAGTTGTTGTAGCATTTTGTTCTCTTTGCATTGGATAGACAGGAGTGTCTGTCCTACGAATCTTACGGATTTTCGATTAATTGAATTTTCTTGAAATCGGTGCCGAGCCGTTGCAAATATGCGATTAGCGCTACGATATCCTTGTCCTGCGTATTGTTGTGTCCATCGACCTTTAAACGTTCGGCAATTTCGCTCGCCTGTTGCTTTGCGATGGATTCCGCATTTGCAATTTCTTCGTCGGTGTAAGGAGCACCTAAAGTACGCAATACTTCCATCTTCCGCGAGAGATTACTCAGATCGAGTTTGTCCTTAAGCAGCCACGGGTACGCCGGCATAATCGAACCGGGGGTAATGGCGCGGGGATCCTTCATGTGGAGGTAATGCCAGTTGTCGTTGTACTTACCGCCCAACCGATGGAGATCAGGTCCGATGCGGCGGCTGCCCCACTGGAACGGATGATCGTAGATAAATTCATCAGCGCGGGAATATTCGCCGTATCGCATCAATTCATCGCGCAACGGCCGCACCATCTGGCTATGGCAGTTGTAGCAGCCTTCCTTCACGTAGATATCGCGACCGGTAAGCTCGAGCGGCGTATACGGTTTTATGACATTGCCAAAGACCGGTTCCGGTTTCGTTTTCAAGAGCAGCGGTACAATCTGAACGATGCCGCCAACACTTACTAAGACAGCAGCAAGCAGCGTCATCGTGATCGGCGCGGTTTCGATGTACTTATGGAAGAACGATCCACCTTTTTGGAACAATGACTCTTTCACCATTGCCGGGGCTTTCGCCTCTTCGTCGACCAATTCGCTCTTGTTTGCCGACGCCATCGTTTTATAGACATTGACCATCATTAAAACGACGCCGGTCAGATAGGCAGTACCACCGATAACCCGCAACCAATAGAGCGGCATAATCGCATCGACGGTTTCCATCCAGTTCGGATACTTAAGTAATCCTTCGGCGTCGAACGCTTTCCACATCAAGCTTTGAATAACGCCTGCTGTGATAATCGGAATGTAATACAGAATGATGCCGACGGTGCCGAGCCAGAAGTGCGACTCCGCCATGCTGCGGCTAAATAACGGCCGCCGGTACAGGCGCGGAATCATATAGTAGATAATCGCAAAGACCATGAACCCAACCCAGCCCAACGCGCCGCTATGGACGTGACCGACGGTGTAATCGGTGTAGTGGGTAATCGAATTCAACGATTTGATCGACATGAGCGGCCCTTCAAAGGTCGACATGCCGTAGAAGGTTACACTGACGGCGAGGAACTTTAAGATGGGATCGATACGGAGTTTATCCCATGCGCCGCGTAACGTCATGAGTCCATTGATCATCGACGCCCACGAAGGCGGCCAAAGCATTAACGAGAAAATCATCCCCAATGTTTGGGTCCATTCCGGCAATGCGGTGTACATCAAGTGGTGCGGTCCTGCCCACATGTAGATGAAGATTAACGCCCAAAATCCAACAATACTTAAGCGATAGCTATATATCGGCTGCCCGGCCTGCTTTGGCAGGTAGTAATACATCATGCCGAGAATCGGGGTCGTTAACAGGAATCCGACCGCATTATGGCCATACCACCACTGCACCATCGCGTCCTGCACCCCGGCATATACGGGATAGCTTTTCAAAAAGCCTGCCGGAAGTTCGATCGAATTCACAATATGGAGGATAGCGATAGCAAGGATCGACGCCATAAAGTACCAGATCGATACATAAAGATGCGGCTCCCGCCGGATTGCTATCGTGCCGAAGAAGTTGATGGCGAAGGTTACCCATAGTACAGCGATCATGATGTCGAGTGGCCATTCGAGTTCGGCGTATTCTTTACCGGTCGTGATACCGAAGATCAGCGTCAAAGCAGCAAAAACGATAAGTAACTGCCACCCCCAGAAATGGATCGCCGAAAGAGTATCGTTGAACATCCGCGTTTTCAGTAACCGTTGGCTGGAATAGTACACTGCAGCAAAAATCGCGTTTCCGGTAAAGGCAAATGCTACTGCATTCGTATGCAGAGGACGTAGCCGCCCGAACGTTATCCAAGGGAGGCTGAGATTCGTCTGCCAGAATGCCAGTTCCAGCGCAACAATCAATCCAACCAACATCCCCACGAAGCCCCAAATAATCGTTGCAATCGTGAATTTCCGGACGATGGCGTCGTCGTACCGATAAGTTTCCATTTGTATCGACCTTGTAGTATTGTTTTTGGCGGACCCCCCGCCGCTTGCAGATAAGAAAGAAAAATAACGTTTTCACATGGAATTGTAAAGTACTTTTACCGCGCAGGCAATTCTATTTGAATCAAAGCAAAATAATGCGAATATTATAGTACTCGCATAGCGTTTGTGGTTACCTTTCATACAGGAAATGGAGAAATCTCGAATGTCAGAAATGATTGATATTGAAGAACTAAAACGAACCGACAGCAACCTCGGACGCATTTTGAACTATCTCTTCGATGGGGTGTACATCGTAGATCGATCCATGGATATCCTTTTTTGGAACCGGGGAGCCGAGTTGTTAACCGGATACTTTTCCCAAGATGTTGTGGGACATCGGTGTGCCGACGACATTTTAAATCACATCGATGAGAATGGTGTAAGACTGTGTAAAGGGAATTGTCCCTTACGGCAAACGTTCAAATCGGGTCAGCCGACGATACGCAAAGTATACCCCTTGCGAAATGATGGACGTCGGTTTCCGGTCATGACACACGTTGCTCCCATTCTCAATGAAGCGGGTGAAATCATAGCAGCCATCGAAGTGTTCCGCGATATCTCACAGGAAGAAGAGTTGCGGATAATGCAGGAAAAATTTGCAGCTCTCATAAAACGATATGTCTCTACAACAACAGTAGCATCAATCAATGAACAAATCCAAACCAACGAAGATGGGAAAGTCGAAATTCGGGAATTAACGGTGTTGTATTTGGATGTCGTAGCATTTACCCCCTTCTCGGAAAAGAATCCGCCGTTCGCTGTTGTTAACATGCTTAATGAGTTGTTCGGTTTGTGTGGGGTCATTACCGGAGAATGTAACGGTGATATCGATAAGTTCATCGGTGACAGCATCATGGCGGTATTCGTCGATGCAAACGACGCTGTCGATGCCGCAACCAAAATTCTCGCGGCTCATGCTGCTTGGAATACAAAACGACTACAGCGACAACAATCCGAAATACGGGTGCGAATCGGCATCCACAGCGGATTTATGGTGCAGGCGGAAATTGGTACACTGAATCGGAAGGATGTAACCGTGATTGGGGATGCTGTTAACACTGCAGCAAGAATTCAATCCTCGGCAGAACCAAACACAATTGCAATATCGGAAGCGACTTGGTCACGGCTGAAACAACCGCAAAATTTCTATTTCTACCAGGAGTTGAAAATGAAAGGAAAATCAGAACCACAAAAAATATTTTTGCACAAACAATAGTTTATATAAACATTACTATAATAAATAGGACTTTTCCTTTGCATACTTCTCAAGGAAGAAGAGTGTTTATGTTCGCATGTCGGCTTGTAAAAGACTCGAAAAGAATCGGTTCAATACTCACCCATGATACCATTGATTTATTCGGATAGTTATCGTTTTTTTCGTCGGGGAGTTTTGCGATACGCCACTACAGAAGCGGGTTTCCGGATTCAGTTCACTCACTTGCGGCATGAACAAGGAGTTAACCAAAGGTCTAATTCATATCTGTCGAGAAGGGCGGCTGCCAGCCGCCCCCACGGAACGCCACAACGAATGAATCAATAAGGATGGCGGGGGGCAGCCACCACACCAGTCGGTGAATTCCACGATTCGAGTTGGTAGCGCAAATTCCCCTGCAATAATTCCAGCAATTCCGCATCTTCGATTTTCGCTTGGATCAATTGCTCAATCGCGGCGGGGGAAGCCAGCAATGCGATCCGGC is a window encoding:
- the ccoG gene encoding cytochrome c oxidase accessory protein CcoG, which codes for MSTHIPTPDPIQEKSSPNPANTGSNGSMQSSGHRQWQYPDRVPGRWTIAREGVGYALLGLFLLLPWLTINGNPALLLNIPERKFFIFGATFVPGDFFLFALLMLLATLALFLFSALFGRIWCGWACPQTVFMEGVYRQIERMIEGSFRKRKARDEAKQKGQTPTDYYMVKGLKHAIYLVISFLFGMFFLAYFVGRDTAFGLLSGTAGDHPFATFALFALSGFMYFVGAIFRELACTFICPYARFQSVLLDRHSIVIGYDKVRGEPRGKRKRGSESLTGDCVDCFRCVQVCPTGIDIRNGLQLECVNCTACLDACDEVMLKTGKPKGLIRYGSTAALEGEPTKKLLRPRTILYTLILLGVVVLATLQLSNRQLIHAVVLRAAGMPYVLQPDGKVRNGFIVKLENRGGTPRTINITAEGLPGAEWIINGAPFALAAGQELRVNVYGIVPRSAIKSEETTVTFRITQEGELLAEREARFLSPEVDEDDNEKDEEKHH
- a CDS encoding FixH family protein, with amino-acid sequence MPSLTKSRLWPTILLGSFALFLLAMVVLVVVAEVNRPEMVERDPYTRGSIDSVGHYSNLNRLSGWLVDARLQQSANRQWLEVFVVDSLHTPVVGLLGDVALYCLSGSRYDIPRQQLVSGDSGRYLLPIATPLTQKRWEAMVRLTDGKSSFQKRFPFKVQ
- a CDS encoding succinylglutamate desuccinylase/aspartoacylase family protein, with product MSHPTFFQSRWYGVAWLLIGLIVAGLGGYPLYQQRKVQPLPIVFANAQKHWLSEWAPWLKDTRGDTEVYLLSGENSTAENSGSLLVLGGTHPDEPAGFLSTLLLLQNAQVSSGRVFVIPRANASAFSQTEPGEGHPASYPLQIKDGGTIRMPFGARLTNPLDQWPSPDVKPHYPSGQLLSSKDLRNLNRCFPGKRDGLFTEQIAAGITELITKENINLTVDLHEASLEYPVINALIAHENSQELASGALLELEMENLQYTFEMSPQKLRGLTHRELGDHTKTLPILVETANVAQGRLRGKTTVDMIVKGYDAAYLRAVASGLLKVEYPDSGIPLEVRCGRQLSCIAAYTIAWNEAHPDLPLIVTGIPTYTSLIANGF
- a CDS encoding adenylate/guanylate cyclase domain-containing protein, which codes for MSEMIDIEELKRTDSNLGRILNYLFDGVYIVDRSMDILFWNRGAELLTGYFSQDVVGHRCADDILNHIDENGVRLCKGNCPLRQTFKSGQPTIRKVYPLRNDGRRFPVMTHVAPILNEAGEIIAAIEVFRDISQEEELRIMQEKFAALIKRYVSTTTVASINEQIQTNEDGKVEIRELTVLYLDVVAFTPFSEKNPPFAVVNMLNELFGLCGVITGECNGDIDKFIGDSIMAVFVDANDAVDAATKILAAHAAWNTKRLQRQQSEIRVRIGIHSGFMVQAEIGTLNRKDVTVIGDAVNTAARIQSSAEPNTIAISEATWSRLKQPQNFYFYQELKMKGKSEPQKIFLHKQ
- the ccoN gene encoding cytochrome-c oxidase, cbb3-type subunit I, whose protein sequence is METYRYDDAIVRKFTIATIIWGFVGMLVGLIVALELAFWQTNLSLPWITFGRLRPLHTNAVAFAFTGNAIFAAVYYSSQRLLKTRMFNDTLSAIHFWGWQLLIVFAALTLIFGITTGKEYAELEWPLDIMIAVLWVTFAINFFGTIAIRREPHLYVSIWYFMASILAIAILHIVNSIELPAGFLKSYPVYAGVQDAMVQWWYGHNAVGFLLTTPILGMMYYYLPKQAGQPIYSYRLSIVGFWALIFIYMWAGPHHLMYTALPEWTQTLGMIFSLMLWPPSWASMINGLMTLRGAWDKLRIDPILKFLAVSVTFYGMSTFEGPLMSIKSLNSITHYTDYTVGHVHSGALGWVGFMVFAIIYYMIPRLYRRPLFSRSMAESHFWLGTVGIILYYIPIITAGVIQSLMWKAFDAEGLLKYPNWMETVDAIMPLYWLRVIGGTAYLTGVVLMMVNVYKTMASANKSELVDEEAKAPAMVKESLFQKGGSFFHKYIETAPITMTLLAAVLVSVGGIVQIVPLLLKTKPEPVFGNVIKPYTPLELTGRDIYVKEGCYNCHSQMVRPLRDELMRYGEYSRADEFIYDHPFQWGSRRIGPDLHRLGGKYNDNWHYLHMKDPRAITPGSIMPAYPWLLKDKLDLSNLSRKMEVLRTLGAPYTDEEIANAESIAKQQASEIAERLKVDGHNNTQDKDIVALIAYLQRLGTDFKKIQLIENP
- a CDS encoding c-type cytochrome; translated protein: MSNHEQQQDEHEEIDLPVFDDDLHEKDNPIPQWWWTLWAITIGFAFGYFAWFHMLGVSPSLAGELVVDVQKAKVEQEIRDREMAAKMEATMSPAEIGKKYFKTFCASCHGNEGEGGIGPNFHDNFFIHEPTPAVLTSVVANGVAAKGMPAWGSMLGDRKVKALVAYVSTLHDVPLTIPGKASEGKEYGREELTAMLSGVPATPVVAAADEKTKTEATAVTKTKPAKKDAAPAPVKKAKTKKAKQAIPEKRSQ